TTCTTTCTAGAGCTTATAAGAATAGAAACATGAGCTTTATTTCAGACAACCTCAGAACAAAGCCTTATAGGATTACTGAAGAACTTGGTAAAGAATTAGAAACGATACCAGAAAATTCTTTGGTATATACTCATTTTCCAGGAAAATATGGCGATATATTATATTTACTGGTAATTTTAGGTTCTGGCATTTATATTATAAACGTGTGCTACACTAAAGGCTCTTTTTCGATAAAGAACAATGAATTTTTTTTGGACAACGCTAAACCAAAAAGAGATATATTGACAATGAGTTTGAAAAACAAAGTTTGGTTGGAAGAAGAAATTAGAAAGAATCTAAAAGTTGATGTAAACGTTTTTTCGCTGATTGTTTTTGTTAACTCGGATATTAATGGCGTTTTTGAGTTAAATAATGTATATTTGATGAACAGGGAAAGCTTGGCAAACTTTTTGAAAGCTAAAAGGGATTTTCAAATAAACATAAAAGATATTTCAAAGTTATTGAGGAAGATTGTAGAAAAATATAGCCTGAAGGAGTAGATAAACATGAAAAGCGATGAAAATGTTGAACAGAGCATAATTGATAAAATTGGCAATGTCGACGCTGGGAGACCAAATCTTGGACTTTTGATGCCTGTATTTATGTATAGGTTTTTCTTTATTTCTATTCAGGAGAAACTAAAGGAGAGATTTGGGCAAAGCGAAGCTGATAGGATTTTGTTCGATGCAGGATTTTTGGCTGGAAATGAATTTTGTGAAACATTTATTTCTAGCGAAGGTGACGTAAAAAAGTTTTTAGTATCTTTGCAGACAGCTTTCAAGGAACAAAGGCTTGGGGTATTGCAATTAGAGGATATGGATTTGAATTCTTTGTA
Above is a genomic segment from Thermodesulfobium narugense DSM 14796 containing:
- a CDS encoding 4-vinyl reductase 4VR, giving the protein MKSDENVEQSIIDKIGNVDAGRPNLGLLMPVFMYRFFFISIQEKLKERFGQSEADRILFDAGFLAGNEFCETFISSEGDVKKFLVSLQTAFKEQRLGVLQLEDMDLNSLYFEISILEDVYCSGVEHSDRFVCSMCEGFLAGIFSFYFKRIFEAKELEAWTGTNPKSTFELKPKKLKKTS